One Phoenix dactylifera cultivar Barhee BC4 chromosome 8, palm_55x_up_171113_PBpolish2nd_filt_p, whole genome shotgun sequence genomic window carries:
- the LOC103697691 gene encoding pentatricopeptide repeat-containing protein At5g47360 produces MAFSTIPRSLFSFLPNSFETPFPYLSVPRLLSTAAAAAELCHLLRSNSSLPAIERVLSRSQTKLDPSIVQSVLRQSSDRVLALRFFVWAGLQPRHRHSAAAYAAASDSLQIPRRPQALTHLLDSYRAADAPVSLKTFKILLNLCRHANLPDEALALLRRMPEFDCRPDTSSYNTVLRLLADSGRGEIGAALLEEMAMARASPDMVTYVTAVRGLCAVAKIEAAQGLVARMRANGCVPNVVVYTALLDGACSCGDLVAAMRLLDEMESELDDGCAPNAVTYTCLIKCLCEKGQGRLEEALEILDRMGRRGCPPNRVTVGTIVNGFCAQGKFGGAYELIERVVGEGSVSSEDCYSLLVGCLLRVGNVQEAEDLMTRMLEKGISPSGVACNSLLRELCNRRQFMDGYNWFQKMEEKGLACVDSDVCALLLVGLHEKGHSTETSILGRKLVERGIHMEAFSVDGVVEVLQKFSEGDLTTQSMITTEPR; encoded by the coding sequence ATGGCCTTCTCCACTATCCCTCgatctctcttctccttcctccctaACTCCTTCGAAACCCCCTTCCCCTACCTCTCCGTCCCTCGCCTCctctccaccgccgccgccgcagccgAATTATGTCACCTCCTCCGCTCGAACTCCTCCCTTCCAGCAATCGAAAGAGTCCTCTCCCGCTCCCAGACCAAGCTCGATCCTTCCATCGTCCAATCCGTCCTCCGTCAATCCTCCGACCGCGTTTTGGCGCTCCGCTTCTTcgtctgggccggcctccagcCCCGCCACCGCCACTCTGCCGCCGCCTACGCCGCTGCTTCCGACTCTCTCCAGATCCCCCGCCGTCCCCAGGCCCTTACTCACCTTCTCGACTCCTACCGGGCCGCTGATGCCCCCGTATCTCTCAAAACCTTCAAAATTCTCCTCAACCTCTGCCGCCACGCCAATCTCCCTGACGAGGCCCTCGCCCTCCTCCGCCGAATGCCCGAGTTCGATTGCCGCCCCGATACATCCTCTTACAACACCGTCCTCCGCCTCTTAGCCGATAGCGGCCGCGGCGAGATCGGAGCTGCTCTCTTGGAGGAAATGGCCATGGCTAGGGCGAGCCCAGACATGGTCACCTATGTGACTGCGGTGCGGGGACTCTGCGCCGTGGCCAAGATTGAGGCTGCCCAGGGCCTCGTGGCCCGAATGCGGGCAAATGGGTGTGTTCCCAATGTGGTTGTTTACACTGCACTGCTCGATGGGGCCTGTAGCTGTGGTGATCTCGTTGCAGCGATGCGGCTTTTGGATGAGATGGAGAGTGAATTGGATGACGGGTGTGCGCCGAATGCTGTGACATACACTTGTTTGATAAAATGCCTGTGTGAGAAGGGCCAGGGCCGGCTGGAGGAGGCTTTGGAGATCTTGGACCGGATGGGGAGGCGGGGGTGTCCCCCCAACCGGGTCACGGTTGGTACTATCGTGAACGGGTTCTGTGCCCAAGGGAAGTTTGGCGGGGCTTATGAGCTGATCGAGAGAGTGGTGGGGGAGGGGAGTGTTTCTAGCGAGGACTGCTATAGTTTGCTTGTGGGTTGTTTGTTGCGAGTCGGGAATGTACAGGAGGCGGAGGATCTCATGACGAGGATGTTGGAAAAGGGTATCAGTCCAAGTGGGGTGGCGTGCAATTCTTTGTTGAGGGAGCTCTGCAATCGGAGGCAGTTCATGGATGGGTATAATTGGTTTCAAAAGATGGAAGAGAAGGGGTTGGCATGTGTTGATTCAGACGTCTGTGCTCTTCTTTTGGTAGGGCTTCATGAAAAGGGTCATTCAACGGAGACATCGATATTAGGAAGGAAGCTTGTCGAGAGGGGTATTCATATGGAGGCTTTTAGTGTTGATGGTGTCGTGGAGGTGTTGCAGAAGTTCAGTGAAGGTGACTTGACAACACAAAGCATGATAACAACAGAGCCACGGTAA
- the LOC103696043 gene encoding uncharacterized protein LOC103696043: MLRVSEDGNRRRESYVESYRQLGRSLLDLEHAADRIFDAISQRTAQERDMLTDISRRIQLAKAKIDDISRSERAVTITSPSRYPSSCISDKDFQPLFQYKDEGTDPEFPTKLLVNGGLNREFGIDGTLELFQFFSEENTGYPSKETQSKAGVKLAHPKDDVFIENLFETSKLIDKSSLAVDASDSTLVPKKEELPPPPPSLLLNNFRSLEKSEDFRFISTIEPSHVVKLSSTKDAISDPAVVSDTTTSGG, from the exons ATGCTTCGGGTGTCGGAGGACGGGAACCGGCGGCGCGAGAGCTACGTGGAGAGCTATCGGCAGCTGGGGCGATCTCTCCTCGATCTTGAGCACGCCGCTGATCGAATCTTCGATGCCATCTCCCAAAGA ACTGCCCAGGAGCGGGATATGCTCACCGATATCTCTCGGAGGATTCAGCTAGCCAAA GCTAAGATTGATGACATATCTCGTTCGGAGCGAGCAGTGACCATCACATCACCATCACGGTATCCATCAAGTTGTATCAGTGACAAGGACTTTCAACCTTTATTTCAGTATAAGGATGAAGGAACTGATCCCGAGTTTCCAACAAAGTTGTTAGTTAATGGAGGGTTGAATAGA GAATTTGGAATAGATGGAACCCTTgagctttttcagtttttttcTGAAGAAAATACTGGATACCCATCAAAGGAAACCCAGTCAAAG GCGGGAGTCAAGCTTGCCCATCCAAAAGATGATGTATTTATCGAGAATCTTTTTGAAACATCAAAATTGATTGACAAGAG CTCACTGGCAGTGGATGCCTCAGACTCCACATTGGTCCCTAAGAAGGAAGAGCTACCACCTCCACCGCCCAGTTTGCTTCTGAATAATTTTCGA TCACTTGAGAAATCAGAAGATTTCAGATTTATATCTACCATTGAACCATCACATGTTGTCAAGCTTTCAAGTACAAAGGATGCCATTTCTGATCCGGCTGTAGTTTCTGACACAACTACGAGTGGTGGGTAG
- the LOC103696070 gene encoding protein POLLEN DEFECTIVE IN GUIDANCE 1, producing the protein MSIRSGGRKVSFDLLASDSSGDDGGLSLRPASDPFGGEYGRSTRRKRKSKASKKGKLAERAAVAGDPGFLAGLDHQTRPLAENGHCEDGMGFGVSENRSVVESVCENTVVVPAPEPESSQGSCVSYVELRQRNVNGSVGDEPRDEETSTRVSSAGPWRPESKGNIGTLAKEGSLDWNRVMAEDPNLLGEVSSSDSSPIKYFIGEMYGGNSLRSTISTGNEKKRQGVYNTMFHVPWRCERLIVAGFFVCLDSFLSLLTIMPARIVMTIWRVLHTRKFQRPNAAELADFGCFIVLAIGVIPLQMTDISLIYHIIRGQGIVKLYVVYNVLEIFDRLCQSFGEDVLQVLFNSAEGLSNCSPENMIFQLMRFILDETIAIIAFVVHSFILLAQAITLSTCIIAHNNALLALLVSNNFSEVKSNVFKRVSKENLHSLVYYDIIERFHITTYVLFVLSQNILEAEGPWFESFATDALQVYACETFIDTIKHSFLAKFNEIKPNAYSDFLEDLCKQILNEKPDEHRKDLTFIPLAPACVVIRVLTPVYATVLPYGPLPWRLIWIIFWSSLTYIMLAICKMLVGLSLRHLATWYITQRLESKQHVD; encoded by the exons ATGTCCATCAGATCCGGCGGGCGGAAGGTGTCCTTCGACCTCCTCGCCAGCGACAGTTCCGGCGACGACGGCGGCCTCTCCCTTCGGCCGGCCTCCGATCCCTTCGGCGGCGAGTACGGCCGCTCGACCCGCCGGAAGCGGAAATCCAAGGCATCGAAGAAAGGGAAGTTGGCCGAGAGAGCGGCGGTGGCCGGGGATCCAGGCTTCCTGGCAGGGTTGGATCACCAGACACGGCCTTTGGCCGAGAATGGTCACTGTGAGGATGGGATGGGATTCGGCGTCTCGGAGaacagatcggtggtggagtcCGTTTGTGAGAACACGGTGGTGGTGCCGGCGCCGGAGCCGGAAAGCTCCCAAGGGAGCTGTGTTTCTTATGTGGAATTGAGGCAGAGGAACGTGAACGGGAGTGTTGGGGATGAGCCGAGGGACGAGGAGACCAGCACAAGGGTGAGTTCTGCAGGACCATGGAGGCCAGAATCTAAAGGGAACATCGGCACGCTGGCGAAAGAGGGGTCCTTGGATTGGAATCGGGTCATGGCGGAAGATCCAAATTTGTTAGGAG AAGTCTCATCGTCAGACAGTTCGCCCATAAAATACTTTATAGGAGAGATGTACGGTGGTAATTCACTTAGAAGCACAATATCTACTGGGAATGAGAAGAAACGACAGGGGGTCTATAACACTATGTTCCATGTTCCATGGAGATGTGAACGG CTTATTGTTGCAGGCTTCTTTGTCTGTTTGGATTCATTTCTGTCATTGCTAACTATTATGCCAGCACGAATTGTTATGACCATTTGGAGGGTGCTGCACACCAG GAAGTTTCAGAGGCCAAATGCTGCCGAGTTAGCAGATTTTGGTTGTTTCATTGTGTTGGCTATAGGAGTCATTCCACTACAAATGACAG ATATCAGTTTAATATATCATATCATACGTGGACAAGGAATAGTCAAACTCTATGTGGTATACAATGTCTTGGAg ATATTTGACAGACTCTGTCAATCTTTTGGCGAAGATGTTTTGCAAGTTCTGTTCAACTCTGCAGAAGGGCTTTCAAATTGTTCACCAGAGAATATGATATTTCAACTAATGAGATTTATCTTGGATGAAACAATAGCCATCATTGCATTTG TTGTCCATTCTTTCATCTTATTGGCTCAGGCTATCACTTTATCAACTTGCATTATTGCCCACAACAATGCTTTGCTGGCTTTACTGGTGTCAAATAATTTTTCTGAGGTTAAAAGCAATGTATTCAAACGTGTTAGCAAAGAAAACCTTCACAGTTTGGTATATTACG ATATCATTGAGCGGTTCCACATCACAACTTATGTGTTATTTGTCCTATCTCAGAATATCTTGGAGGCAGAGGGTCCCTGGTTTGAGAGTTTCGCTACC GATGCCCTCCAGGTTTATGCGTGTGAAACATTTATTGATACGATCAAGCATTCATTTCTTGCaaaatttaatgaaataaaaCCCAATGCATACTCTGACTTTCTAGAAGACCTTTGTAAACAG ATTCTGAATGAGAAGCCTGATGAGCATCGGAAAGATCTTACTTTCATTCCTCTTGCACCAGCCTGTGTG GTCATCCGAGTGCTAACTCCAGTATATGCGACTGTTCTTCCCTATGGTCCACTCCCATGGAGGTTGATCTGGATCATCTTCTGGTCAAGTCTGACCTACATCATGCTTGCCATTTGCAAGATGCTTGTGGGACTGAGCCTTCGCCACCTTGCCACTTGGTACATTACTCAGCGGCTTGAGAGTAAACAACATGTGGACTGA